A section of the Gammaproteobacteria bacterium genome encodes:
- the purN gene encoding phosphoribosylglycinamide formyltransferase, with amino-acid sequence MSQYTNNHPLRLAILISGNGSNLQAIIDAIAAGLPAKISVVISNQEQAFGLVRAARAGIPVKILSHKAFPDRTSYDAALQSCLDEYQPELIILAGFMRILSDEFVRHFHPRLLNIHPSLLPKYPGLNTHQQALANGDSTHGVTVHIVTPEVDAGPIIAQAATRITLEDTTDSLKAKVQQLEHQIYPEVIRLYAEGRLQLHDNGVSLDGQLLPVQGGQFSFSPLADQNAE; translated from the coding sequence ATGTCTCAATACACTAACAACCATCCACTCCGGCTAGCCATCTTAATCTCTGGTAATGGCAGTAATTTACAAGCGATCATTGATGCTATTGCTGCTGGTCTTCCCGCCAAAATCAGCGTCGTGATTAGCAATCAGGAACAAGCCTTTGGCCTGGTACGCGCGGCACGCGCTGGCATTCCTGTTAAAATCTTATCGCATAAAGCCTTCCCAGATCGAACCAGCTATGATGCAGCCTTGCAGTCTTGCCTGGATGAATATCAGCCTGAATTAATCATTTTAGCCGGCTTTATGCGTATTTTAAGTGATGAATTTGTCAGACACTTCCATCCACGGCTGTTAAACATCCACCCTTCTTTATTACCCAAATATCCTGGTTTGAATACTCACCAACAAGCATTGGCTAATGGAGATAGTACCCACGGCGTCACTGTGCATATAGTCACACCCGAAGTCGATGCCGGACCCATTATTGCCCAGGCTGCAACTCGCATCACACTAGAAGACACTACGGATTCTTTAAAAGCCAAAGTTCAACAATTAGAGCATCAAATTTACCCTGAGGTCATCAGGTTATATGCTGAAGGACGTTTACAGCTGCATGATAATGGAGTGAGTCTTGATGGTCAGTTGCTTCCAGTACAGGGGGGGCAGTTTTCTTTCTCGCCTTTGGCAGATCAGAACGCTGAATGA
- a CDS encoding methionine ABC transporter permease: protein MSADLINQVLQSTLETIYMVLLSGSISVLFGLPLGVILLTTRTGGVLQNLLCNRGLSFVVNVVRAIPFVILLIALIPLTRLLVGTSIGTQAAIVPLTIGAIPFVARIVENALAEVNSGLIEAGHAMGTSPWQIIYKILLPEARPGIIQGITVTWISLVGYSAMAGAVGGGGLGSLAINYGYQRFNLTILLITIVVLIILVYGIQFLGDWLSRRFMH, encoded by the coding sequence ATGTCAGCCGATCTAATTAATCAAGTACTGCAAAGCACCTTGGAAACCATTTACATGGTACTACTTTCCGGGAGTATTTCGGTATTATTTGGATTACCCCTGGGAGTAATTTTATTAACCACAAGAACCGGTGGAGTCTTACAAAATCTGCTGTGTAATCGCGGCCTAAGCTTTGTAGTCAATGTTGTACGCGCCATTCCCTTCGTCATTCTGCTGATTGCTTTAATACCGCTGACGCGTTTACTGGTAGGCACCTCTATCGGTACGCAGGCTGCAATTGTACCATTGACCATCGGCGCTATTCCTTTTGTCGCCAGAATTGTAGAGAACGCTCTCGCCGAAGTGAATTCGGGTCTGATTGAGGCGGGTCATGCTATGGGTACTTCGCCGTGGCAAATCATTTATAAAATATTACTGCCTGAAGCACGCCCGGGAATTATTCAGGGTATCACTGTTACTTGGATCAGCTTAGTTGGATATTCAGCCATGGCTGGAGCCGTTGGCGGTGGGGGATTGGGTAGTCTTGCGATTAATTATGGCTATCAAAGGTTTAATTTAACCATTCTTTTGATTACTATTGTGGTGTTAATTATACTGGTTTACGGGATCCAATTTTTAGGTGATTGGCTCTCCCGAAGATTTATGCATTAA
- a CDS encoding integration host factor subunit beta has product MVKSELIYLIAQHMAEKRQHLSLEDVEMSVNQIFEYLSETLSQNGRIEIRGFGSFNLHYRPPRNAHNPKTGEKLATEAKYMPHFKAGKDLRDRVNQAANTDKQ; this is encoded by the coding sequence ATGGTTAAATCAGAGCTAATCTATCTTATTGCACAACACATGGCAGAAAAACGTCAGCACCTGTCGCTTGAAGATGTGGAAATGAGCGTCAACCAGATTTTTGAATATTTAAGCGAGACCTTAAGCCAAAATGGGCGTATTGAAATTCGCGGCTTTGGCAGTTTTAACCTACACTACCGCCCACCTCGTAATGCTCATAATCCTAAAACAGGGGAAAAACTAGCAACTGAAGCTAAGTACATGCCACACTTCAAAGCAGGAAAAGATTTACGCGATCGAGTGAATCAAGCTGCAAATACGGATAAACAATAA
- the apbC gene encoding iron-sulfur cluster carrier protein ApbC, with protein sequence MSLETLLQNYLDPYLKKTWGELQAVKHLEIAPGKITLHIKLPYPLAHLKAAMAALLQEMITAKFPGYQLELTATWQIDSHLFQPGVQNIPGVKNVIAVASGKGGVGKSTTAVNIAASLKAEGARVGILDADIYGPNQPHMLGVSTRLVTQNGQPISPVLAHGLQSMSIGYLIDPETPMIWRGPMVSSALQQLARDTAWDDLDYLIIDLPPGTGDIQLTLAQKIPLNGVLIVTTPQDIALLDARKGLEMFRKVNVSLLGIVENMSIHVCGQCGHEESIFGNEGASRLAKDYAVELLGNLPLAKQIREQADCGQPVVNAAPESDIAKIYREIARKLAGKIALQPKNYGAKFPKIVVEG encoded by the coding sequence ATGTCTTTAGAAACATTACTGCAAAATTACTTAGATCCTTATCTAAAAAAAACCTGGGGAGAATTACAGGCTGTCAAACACCTGGAAATTGCTCCGGGAAAAATTACTTTGCACATCAAATTACCCTATCCTTTGGCACATTTAAAAGCCGCCATGGCAGCGCTATTGCAAGAAATGATTACTGCAAAGTTTCCAGGGTATCAACTTGAACTCACAGCAACTTGGCAGATTGATTCGCATCTGTTTCAACCGGGAGTACAAAATATACCCGGGGTAAAAAATGTCATTGCAGTGGCTTCAGGGAAAGGTGGGGTAGGAAAATCCACTACGGCAGTGAATATTGCGGCTAGCTTAAAAGCTGAAGGGGCGCGCGTGGGTATTTTAGATGCCGATATTTATGGGCCTAATCAGCCACATATGCTGGGAGTTAGCACGCGGTTAGTGACGCAAAATGGTCAACCTATCTCTCCAGTGTTGGCGCATGGGTTACAATCCATGTCCATTGGGTATTTAATTGATCCAGAAACGCCGATGATTTGGCGTGGACCTATGGTCAGCAGTGCTTTGCAGCAATTGGCACGTGATACGGCTTGGGATGATCTGGATTATCTCATTATTGATTTGCCGCCGGGAACGGGGGATATTCAACTGACTCTGGCGCAGAAAATTCCCTTGAATGGGGTGTTAATTGTGACTACGCCGCAGGATATTGCTTTGTTGGATGCGCGCAAAGGTTTGGAAATGTTTCGTAAAGTCAATGTGTCGCTATTGGGTATTGTCGAGAATATGAGCATACACGTATGCGGCCAGTGTGGTCATGAGGAGTCTATTTTTGGCAATGAAGGTGCTTCTCGCTTAGCTAAAGATTATGCGGTTGAATTGTTAGGCAATTTGCCGTTGGCCAAACAGATTCGCGAGCAGGCTGATTGCGGGCAACCAGTGGTGAATGCTGCGCCCGAAAGTGATATTGCAAAAATCTACCGGGAAATTGCGAGAAAGTTGGCGGGAAAGATTGCTTTACAACCGAAAAATTATGGGGCTAAATTTCCGAAGATAGTAGTTGAAGGGTAG
- a CDS encoding DUF2066 domain-containing protein, with product MPLSAYQGQVAVASHSPADWNKAVAPALLQVLVRMSGNPNIGDSDRVKQGLAKADAYVQSYNYVTDSRSGSLSLQIRFSPKAVDNLLQNVNQAYQAPPTQMATSQNRSLTLVWLAVQDAQGQPQILTDSKDATVANVQQQADKAGLSLLWPAGDLQDVSSVSASQVWQLDQGAVQQASQRYRADNILLGKIQKQPDGSSQGSWVLLSNQGNVSWQTQGNNANQAAAAVLTKLAGITTATNTAEPAMPASGQVSLTVIGINGLKDYAALVNYLRNLTSVMGVDTTRMAGDSVMLAVSLRAAQSAFVNEINQGGQLTALNSQNQGGLTYQWAGAGNATTVLSSASTQAPVSVGNAPQSNVQSYSVPDTPTQFTPDTNNVVPDEVSP from the coding sequence ATGCCTTTAAGTGCTTATCAAGGGCAGGTGGCAGTAGCCAGTCATTCTCCCGCAGATTGGAATAAAGCGGTGGCGCCAGCGTTGTTACAGGTGTTAGTTAGGATGAGTGGTAATCCGAATATTGGTGATAGTGATAGGGTTAAGCAAGGGTTAGCCAAAGCGGATGCTTATGTGCAAAGCTACAATTATGTGACCGATAGCCGTTCAGGATCGCTTTCGCTGCAAATTCGCTTTTCACCTAAAGCTGTAGATAATTTGTTACAAAATGTAAATCAAGCTTATCAAGCTCCACCCACGCAGATGGCGACATCGCAAAATCGTTCACTGACTTTGGTATGGCTAGCTGTGCAAGATGCACAAGGTCAGCCGCAAATATTAACAGATAGCAAAGATGCAACGGTGGCGAATGTGCAGCAGCAGGCCGATAAAGCTGGTTTATCCTTGTTGTGGCCGGCAGGAGATTTACAAGATGTTTCAAGCGTGTCTGCCAGCCAAGTATGGCAGTTAGACCAGGGGGCTGTGCAGCAGGCTTCGCAACGTTATCGGGCAGATAATATTTTATTAGGTAAGATACAAAAGCAACCTGATGGTAGTTCACAAGGGAGTTGGGTTCTACTGAGTAACCAAGGCAATGTCTCATGGCAAACCCAAGGTAATAATGCCAACCAGGCAGCTGCTGCAGTATTGACTAAATTGGCTGGGATTACTACGGCTACCAATACAGCTGAACCAGCCATGCCAGCATCTGGGCAGGTGAGTTTGACGGTGATTGGGATTAATGGCTTAAAGGATTATGCGGCATTAGTGAATTATTTACGCAATTTGACCAGTGTGATGGGGGTGGATACGACGCGAATGGCTGGTGATAGTGTGATGTTGGCGGTGAGTTTGCGTGCCGCGCAGAGTGCTTTTGTTAATGAGATCAATCAGGGTGGGCAATTAACTGCGCTCAATTCTCAAAATCAGGGAGGGCTGACTTATCAATGGGCTGGGGCTGGTAATGCGACAACCGTATTATCATCAGCTAGCACTCAAGCGCCTGTCAGTGTTGGCAATGCTCCCCAATCCAATGTGCAATCTTACTCAGTGCCGGATACGCCGACACAATTCACCCCGGATACGAATAATGTAGTCCCGGATGAAGTTTCGCCGTAG
- the wrbA gene encoding NAD(P)H:quinone oxidoreductase, with translation MKNILILYYSRYGATAKMAEYVARGVAMVNGIEAKIRTVPPVSPVNEATAPEIPTSGAPYATLEDLKECAGLAVGSPTRFGNMAAPMKYFWDGTSNLWLSGELSGKPAAFFTSTASLHGGQEATLLSMMLPLLHHGAMIVGIPYAEADLVTTRSGGTPYGASHVAGLESNAPLSEEEMRLCKALGKRLAEVALKLT, from the coding sequence ATGAAAAATATACTGATTCTTTATTATAGTCGCTATGGCGCTACAGCAAAAATGGCAGAATATGTCGCACGCGGTGTCGCCATGGTGAACGGGATAGAAGCTAAAATACGCACTGTTCCTCCGGTTTCACCCGTCAATGAAGCCACTGCCCCAGAAATACCCACATCCGGTGCTCCTTATGCAACGCTGGAAGATTTAAAAGAATGCGCTGGATTAGCCGTGGGTAGCCCAACCCGCTTTGGCAACATGGCTGCGCCTATGAAATATTTTTGGGATGGTACCAGCAATTTATGGTTATCTGGAGAGTTGTCTGGGAAACCAGCAGCTTTTTTCACTTCAACTGCCAGCCTACATGGTGGACAAGAAGCTACTTTATTGAGCATGATGCTGCCTTTATTGCATCATGGCGCAATGATTGTTGGCATTCCTTACGCTGAAGCAGATTTAGTCACTACCCGAAGTGGTGGCACACCTTATGGTGCAAGCCATGTAGCCGGTTTAGAGAGTAATGCTCCATTAAGTGAGGAAGAAATGAGATTATGCAAGGCACTTGGTAAACGCTTGGCTGAGGTGGCATTAAAATTGACATAA
- a CDS encoding L,D-transpeptidase family protein, which yields MMVTIGNTCRFSVIHFILALFFISTSAFAQTFNVPAQGDVVGSVKTAVVKAGDSLPQIARDYDMGYTELEEANPNIDPDHLNPGTVVVIPSQFILPNTPRNGIVINLAEMRLYFYTNGGRTVHTYPIGIGREGEDTPIGVLKIIQHIPNPTWYSPESIRIARAKEGIDIPKVVPPGPDNPLGKFAMRLSKPTYLIHGTNDPLGGIGRRSSSGCIRLYPEDIERLFSMVPNGANVYIINEPYKAGWLAGELYLESHVPLTDKDADTPAPKDAERIKTVVRLAIKDKQAMVEWDKAMDISDETQGLPQPIGRVASRPLADSGMASSNVSG from the coding sequence ATGATGGTAACAATAGGTAACACCTGCCGGTTCAGTGTAATTCATTTTATTTTGGCATTATTTTTTATTTCTACAAGTGCGTTTGCACAAACTTTCAATGTTCCTGCCCAGGGTGATGTTGTGGGATCAGTTAAAACTGCAGTGGTCAAAGCGGGAGATAGCTTGCCGCAGATCGCCCGCGATTATGATATGGGATATACCGAATTAGAAGAAGCTAATCCTAATATTGACCCTGACCATTTAAATCCAGGCACCGTAGTAGTCATTCCCAGCCAGTTTATTCTACCGAATACCCCACGCAATGGCATTGTTATCAACTTAGCGGAGATGCGGCTGTACTTTTATACCAACGGTGGCCGCACCGTCCACACTTATCCTATTGGCATTGGCCGCGAAGGTGAAGATACCCCGATAGGTGTTTTGAAAATTATTCAACATATTCCCAATCCCACCTGGTATTCACCAGAATCCATCCGCATAGCCCGTGCTAAAGAAGGGATTGATATCCCTAAAGTTGTGCCTCCAGGACCTGATAATCCACTGGGCAAATTTGCTATGCGTTTATCAAAGCCAACCTATTTAATTCACGGTACTAATGATCCGTTGGGCGGCATAGGTAGACGCAGCAGTTCCGGTTGTATCCGCTTATATCCTGAAGATATAGAGCGGTTATTTAGCATGGTACCTAATGGCGCGAATGTTTATATCATTAATGAACCTTATAAAGCCGGCTGGTTAGCTGGAGAGCTTTACCTTGAATCGCATGTGCCTTTAACCGATAAAGATGCGGATACTCCTGCCCCCAAAGATGCAGAACGCATCAAGACAGTGGTACGGCTGGCTATTAAAGATAAACAAGCGATGGTGGAATGGGATAAAGCGATGGATATTTCGGATGAAACGCAAGGTTTGCCGCAACCAATAGGACGGGTGGCATCAAGACCGTTGGCAGATAGTGGAATGGCTTCGAGCAATGTTTCTGGCTGA
- the purM gene encoding phosphoribosylformylglycinamidine cyclo-ligase: MSNLKNSQITYEDAGVSIKTGNELVTRIKPIATKTHRPGVLAGLGGFGALFELPLHRYQQPILVSSTDGVGTKLKLALALNKHDTIGIDLVAMCVNDIIVQGAEPLFFLDYFATSRLDLAIATEVIRGIGQGCEQAGAALVGGETAEMPGMYQHGDYDLAGFAVGIVEKNALLDGTKVRAGDAVIGIASSGVHANGFSLIRKILEQTHSDLHMPFAQSTLGETLLQPTRIYVKPILQLLKQVEVHAIAHITGGGLLENLPRVLPPYTQARLNASSWPLPEIFHWIQTQAQIEAAEMYRTFNCGIGMTLVVPAHAIETSLQLLQLAGETACVIGTIETSQSSLPEVIIA; encoded by the coding sequence ATGAGCAATTTAAAAAACTCCCAAATCACCTACGAAGACGCCGGCGTCAGTATAAAAACAGGCAATGAATTAGTCACACGCATTAAACCCATCGCCACTAAAACCCATCGTCCAGGCGTCCTCGCCGGTCTTGGTGGCTTTGGCGCACTATTTGAATTGCCATTACATCGTTACCAACAACCCATTTTAGTTTCCTCAACCGATGGCGTAGGTACCAAGCTCAAGTTAGCATTGGCTTTAAATAAACATGACACCATCGGTATAGACCTAGTTGCTATGTGCGTCAATGACATTATTGTACAAGGTGCCGAGCCACTGTTTTTTTTAGATTATTTTGCCACAAGCCGCCTAGATCTTGCCATTGCAACAGAGGTCATACGCGGCATAGGCCAGGGTTGTGAACAAGCAGGTGCTGCACTCGTTGGGGGTGAAACGGCCGAAATGCCCGGAATGTATCAGCATGGCGATTATGACTTAGCCGGTTTTGCCGTAGGTATAGTCGAAAAAAATGCCCTGCTGGACGGCACCAAAGTACGTGCCGGTGATGCGGTAATCGGCATAGCTTCTTCTGGTGTACATGCCAATGGTTTTTCTCTAATCCGCAAAATACTAGAACAAACCCATAGCGATCTTCACATGCCATTCGCACAGAGCACCCTAGGAGAGACACTGCTACAACCAACACGCATTTATGTCAAACCTATCTTGCAACTGCTGAAGCAAGTGGAAGTACATGCCATCGCGCACATCACAGGTGGTGGCTTATTAGAAAATCTGCCGCGAGTACTACCCCCATACACACAAGCCAGACTTAATGCAAGCAGTTGGCCGCTTCCTGAGATTTTTCACTGGATACAAACGCAAGCCCAAATTGAAGCAGCCGAAATGTATCGCACTTTCAACTGTGGAATCGGCATGACTCTGGTTGTCCCAGCCCATGCGATTGAAACTAGTTTACAATTATTGCAACTCGCAGGTGAAACCGCCTGTGTGATAGGTACTATTGAAACATCTCAGTCCTCCCTTCCCGAGGTAATCATCGCTTAA
- a CDS encoding MetQ/NlpA family ABC transporter substrate-binding protein, giving the protein MSLLKKLFKIILLATTFVVVSACSQKSSADGNTIKVGTIAGPETQLMEVAKQVAAKDYNLDIEIVPFTDYNMPNEALADGSIDANMFQHKPYLDAAIKAKGYKIVPVGKTFVYPMGVYSKKIHEISALPDGATVAIPNDPSNEARALLILQKANLITLKNSDNPNATVADIASNPKKLKFREIDAAQLPRVLPDVALAVINTNYAMIAGLLPSRDALIVESADSPYANLIVVRQGSENDPRVQHLVDALHSDAVKKEAKALFKDQAVPAW; this is encoded by the coding sequence ATGTCACTATTAAAAAAACTCTTTAAAATTATTCTCCTGGCCACTACCTTCGTCGTTGTTTCAGCTTGCAGCCAAAAATCTTCCGCTGATGGCAATACTATCAAGGTAGGCACCATTGCTGGACCTGAAACTCAACTGATGGAAGTAGCGAAACAGGTAGCAGCAAAAGATTATAATCTGGATATAGAAATCGTACCCTTCACTGACTACAACATGCCAAATGAAGCTTTGGCAGATGGCAGCATTGACGCCAATATGTTCCAGCATAAACCTTACTTAGATGCAGCGATTAAAGCCAAAGGTTATAAAATCGTCCCTGTAGGTAAAACTTTTGTTTATCCCATGGGTGTGTATTCGAAAAAAATTCATGAAATTTCCGCTCTACCTGATGGAGCAACTGTAGCAATTCCCAACGATCCAAGTAATGAAGCTCGTGCGCTATTGATTCTGCAAAAAGCTAATTTAATTACGCTGAAAAACAGTGATAATCCCAACGCTACTGTCGCAGATATCGCTTCTAATCCTAAAAAGCTTAAGTTCAGAGAAATAGACGCTGCGCAATTGCCACGCGTATTACCGGATGTGGCTTTAGCTGTTATCAATACTAACTATGCCATGATTGCAGGTTTGCTTCCTTCTCGGGATGCGTTGATTGTTGAAAGCGCTGATTCGCCTTATGCTAATTTGATTGTAGTGCGGCAAGGGTCAGAAAATGATCCGCGGGTACAGCACTTGGTGGATGCTTTACATTCTGATGCGGTCAAGAAAGAAGCCAAAGCGCTGTTTAAAGATCAGGCGGTACCAGCTTGGTAA
- the hda gene encoding DnaA regulatory inactivator Hda gives MQLPLPLKWDDTTTFASFYPGDNAQVIAYLKNFVQGLTEPCVYLYGVSGVGLTHLLRACCLVLNREGNATAYLPLAKANFSPTILEGLESLALICLDDIEAVIQDAAWEEALFHCYNRLLSTGCRLLIASHAPPVQHTWGLADLGSRLAASVVFQVKPLADEQKIAALQLRANAWGLGLSLEVGNYLIHHYSRDMHALQAALEKLDQASYIAQRRLTIPFVKTILG, from the coding sequence ATGCAATTACCACTCCCTTTAAAATGGGACGACACCACGACTTTTGCAAGTTTCTATCCAGGTGATAATGCGCAGGTGATAGCGTATTTAAAAAACTTTGTTCAAGGGTTAACTGAGCCTTGCGTTTATTTGTATGGAGTTTCGGGCGTGGGGTTGACCCATTTATTGCGAGCGTGCTGCCTGGTTTTAAATCGTGAAGGAAACGCGACTGCTTATTTACCGCTGGCTAAAGCCAATTTTTCTCCGACTATTCTTGAAGGTTTGGAATCATTGGCGCTGATTTGTTTGGATGATATTGAAGCAGTGATTCAGGATGCAGCTTGGGAAGAAGCATTATTTCATTGCTATAACCGTCTATTGAGCACGGGTTGTCGGTTGTTGATTGCCAGTCATGCACCACCAGTGCAGCATACCTGGGGGTTGGCTGATTTAGGTTCGCGGTTGGCGGCAAGTGTGGTATTTCAAGTTAAACCGCTGGCGGATGAACAGAAAATTGCCGCATTGCAGTTGCGTGCCAATGCTTGGGGTTTGGGTTTGTCATTGGAAGTAGGCAATTATCTTATCCATCATTATTCGCGTGATATGCATGCTTTACAGGCGGCATTGGAAAAATTAGATCAGGCTTCGTATATTGCGCAGCGTCGGCTTACAATTCCTTTTGTGAAGACGATATTGGGCTGA
- the dcd gene encoding dCTP deaminase has product MPIKSDKWIRQMAEKHHMITPFASQQVRQNATGRIVSYGTSSYGYDVRCADEFKIFTNINSAIVDPKAFDGKSFIDVRADVCIIPPNSFVLARTIEYFRIPRNVLTICVGKSTYARCGIIVNVTPLEPEWEGHVTLEFSNTTNLPAKIYAHEGVAQMLFLESDEICETSYKDRGGKYQGQKGVTLPVT; this is encoded by the coding sequence ATGCCAATAAAATCAGATAAATGGATTCGCCAGATGGCGGAAAAGCATCATATGATTACGCCATTTGCTTCTCAACAAGTGCGCCAGAATGCGACTGGCCGGATTGTTTCTTATGGAACTTCCAGCTACGGTTATGATGTGCGTTGTGCAGATGAATTTAAAATTTTTACGAATATCAATTCAGCTATTGTGGATCCCAAAGCGTTTGATGGGAAAAGTTTTATCGATGTTCGCGCTGATGTATGTATTATCCCGCCTAATTCATTTGTTTTAGCTCGCACCATTGAATATTTCCGCATTCCACGTAATGTGTTGACAATTTGTGTCGGTAAATCTACCTATGCGCGTTGTGGCATTATTGTGAATGTGACTCCCTTAGAACCTGAATGGGAAGGGCATGTGACGTTAGAGTTTTCAAATACGACAAATTTACCGGCCAAGATTTATGCCCATGAAGGTGTAGCGCAAATGCTGTTTCTTGAATCAGACGAAATTTGTGAGACGTCTTATAAGGATAGAGGCGGGAAGTACCAGGGGCAGAAAGGGGTGACGTTGCCGGTGACTTGA
- a CDS encoding methionine ABC transporter ATP-binding protein encodes MIELHDLNKSYRLADGAIIPALIDVQISVKRGEIFGIIGESGAGKSTLIRCVNLLEIPNSGKVIVDDQELTALNKKQLRLARRKIGMIFQHFNLINCRTVYQNIAFPLELAGFSKSEIAKKVQPLLELTGLSERKNYYPSQLSGGQKQRVAIARALANDPIVLLSDEATSALDPETRHSILHLLKEINERMGLTILLITHEMQVIKEICHRLAILEHGRVIEQAEVFNFFTRPQTATSKKFIRSYSMHELPESLQTHVSTVPLPESAPLWRLSFFGKVAQEPMISHLARHYSLNLNILQANIEEVRDTMVGVMMVEVQGEPENAQQGIEYLTQKGVFVEVLGYVSRSN; translated from the coding sequence ATGATAGAACTGCATGATCTCAATAAAAGCTATCGTTTAGCTGATGGCGCGATCATACCCGCTTTGATAGATGTACAAATATCGGTTAAACGCGGTGAAATTTTTGGCATCATCGGCGAAAGTGGCGCGGGTAAGAGTACTTTGATCCGCTGTGTCAATCTGCTGGAAATTCCTAATTCCGGCAAGGTGATCGTCGATGACCAGGAATTGACGGCGCTGAATAAAAAACAATTGCGCTTAGCACGCCGCAAAATTGGCATGATCTTTCAACATTTCAATTTGATCAATTGCCGCACCGTCTACCAAAATATTGCCTTTCCTCTGGAATTAGCCGGTTTCTCCAAGAGTGAAATTGCCAAAAAAGTGCAACCATTATTGGAGTTAACTGGTCTTAGCGAACGCAAGAATTATTATCCCAGCCAATTAAGCGGTGGACAAAAACAACGTGTAGCCATTGCCCGCGCCTTAGCCAATGATCCTATAGTTCTGTTAAGCGATGAAGCCACCTCTGCTCTAGACCCGGAAACCCGGCATTCGATTTTACATTTGCTCAAAGAAATCAATGAACGTATGGGTTTAACGATTTTGTTAATCACCCATGAAATGCAAGTTATCAAAGAAATCTGTCACCGCTTAGCCATTCTGGAACACGGTCGCGTAATTGAACAAGCTGAGGTGTTTAATTTCTTTACTCGCCCACAAACAGCGACCTCGAAAAAATTTATTCGCAGCTATTCCATGCATGAATTACCTGAAAGTTTGCAAACTCATGTATCGACTGTGCCGTTACCAGAATCTGCACCACTTTGGCGCTTGTCATTTTTCGGCAAAGTCGCACAAGAGCCGATGATTTCACATTTGGCACGTCATTATTCATTAAACTTAAATATTCTGCAGGCCAATATCGAGGAGGTGCGTGATACGATGGTTGGAGTCATGATGGTTGAAGTCCAAGGCGAACCTGAAAATGCCCAACAGGGTATAGAATATTTAACACAAAAAGGTGTTTTTGTTGAGGTGTTGGGATATGTCAGCCGATCTAATTAA